From Capricornis sumatraensis isolate serow.1 chromosome 19, serow.2, whole genome shotgun sequence:
GCTATATGTAGCAACACTCTAAATTGTCCCAATAACGATGAAATTCATCATATTAAGAAAATCTTAAATCACGTATCTCTAGATGACAGAATCCTAGATGAATTTTCTCAAATAGATTATCAATACATTtataaggacaaaaagaaaatacagcatTTTCATCCAGCTAGTCATTTAACTGTAAGAATTTCACAATATTTTTTTACAAGAATCTGGACAATCCTATTTTGCTAAAGATTATATGACAgtattctttcaatttttatgaTGTTCGTGCATCATGATCTAGTGATACAATTCTTTAGTGTAAAAATTCTGAAGTCAGGTATCTATGCAAAGGTAACAGGgatgaaataaataatacagaagTAATGAAGAGATTTTTTATTGATCACTGAAGTTGCCGTTGTTAATCTAAAGGTGAAAATGTTTGCAACTATCGTGGAAAGATGATTATTCTTTCTGAAATTATGAACCAGTTTCAAAAGCATTTCATTTTGATAATACAAGCACAAGAAAATCACAAGTAATGATAACCTAGAACCTATTAGAGATGTATCTAAAATCTGTAATCAGTATTTTCAGGTTTATGCATGACAATTGATGAGGAGTTGGTTGCATTCAAAAACCCTGTACAGACTTGGCAGCTGTCACTGCACAGACCGGAGCTCACTCGCGCTCAGTTTGCTCTGTTCCCGCGCAACCATGTCTGACAAACTCGGTATGGCTGAAATTGAGAAGTTCGAGAAATTGaaactgaagaaaacagaaaagcaagagaaaaatccaCTGCCTTCAAAAGAAACAACTGAACAGGAGAAACAAGCAGGCGAGTCGTACTGAAGCTTGAGCCGCCAGTATGCACTGTAGATTCCGCAAGCATTGccttattttacttcttttagctgtttagttttgtaagatgCAAAGAGGTTGGATCAAGTTTAAATGAATGGAGAACTACTGACAACTTagacctctccttcctctcctatCTATCTGCCTGTCTGGCTGACAAGTAAGGAAAAGAATGTGCATGTTGGTGAAGAAGGAAGCTGGGTGGGACGACAGTGAAATCTAGAGTGAAAAACAAGCTGGTCCAAGGTGTCCTGTGAGCTGTAAAATGCAGTTTAATCAGAGttccacttttttgttgttgttcaaatgATTTTAATTACTGGAATGCACAATTTTTTAATATGcacataaaaagttttaaaacctgaaaaaaaaaaaccccaaacaaacaagCAGACAACTCTGTACATTTGGTGTATATACAATCTCCAAGaccaggaaaaataaattaaaaatttcattttgcaaagtgtaaaattatattaaaaattttaacgaagcttttttttttactatcactTTAACTTTGtgtaaataattcaaataatgaCATAAAACTttcattgaaatgaaaaatagaaagattTCATTGGACCCAGTTGGTTAATGCTAATGATTCTTTTTgtatggtatcagttcagttcagtcgctcagttgcttGAAtcacagcgcaccaggcctccctgtccatcaccaactccccgagttcattcagactcacgtccatcgagtccatgatgccatccagccatctcatcctctgtcgtcctcttctcatcctgcccccaatccctcccagcatcagtcttttccaatgagtcaactctttacatgaagtgcccaaagtactggagcttcagctttagcatcattccttccaaagaaatcccagggctgatctccttcagaatggactggttggatctccttgcagtccaagggactctcaagagtcttctccaacaccacagttcaaaagcatcaattctcggcgctcagccatcttcacagtccaactctcacatccatacatgactactggaaaaaccatagccttgactagacggaccttagtcggcaaagtaatgtctctgcttttgaatatactatctaggctggtcataacttttcttccaaggagtaagcgtcttttaatttcgtggctgcagtcaccatctgcagtgattttggagctcaaaaaattagtctgacactgtctctgtttccccatctatttcccgtgaattgatgggaccagatgccatgatcttagttttctgaatgttgagctttaagccaactttttcactctcctttttcactttcatcaagaggctttttagctcctcttcactttctgccataagggtggtgtcatctgcatatctgaggttattgatatttctcccggcaatcttgattctagcttgtgtttcttccagtccagcgtttctcattatgtactctgcatataaattaaataagcagggtgacaatatacagccttgacgtactccttttcctatttggaaccagtctgttgttccatgtccagttaagTGTTAATCAAGTTAAAAGCATTTGTCAGTAGCAGGTTGATATGACGGCTATTCTACAGCAATACTTTATAGAACAGGTCCCATTCTGAATACCTGATAAAATGTTTTTGGCTATAAGTACTAAAAATCGACAACAAAACGTTGATTTTTAGTATTGTTGATTTTTAGTATTCTATCTTTGGTTACCATAAGGCATCCTTCTGAACATAATGTTAAAACACTTCCACACACCTTGTGAAACAACTGAATAATTTAATGCTCTGTATGTATCTATCCAAGTTATTTTATGGTTAGAAGAAACAAAGACATACAATCTGTTGAATACATAAACACTGATTTACAGTAATAGACTTACACAAATAATCATGTAGTAGCAAATTGTTAACATAATGTTGAGCTCTTTAATTGCTTTAAGCACTGCATGTGGTATAAGACATGCATTATGTCACTTagcactattcagttcagttcagttgctcagtcgggtccaactctttgcaaccccacggactgcagcatgccaggcctccctgtccatccccaactcctggagtttactcaaacccatgtccattgagtcagtgatgccatccaaccaccttatcctctgttgtccccttctcctcccaccttcaatctttcccagcatcagggtcttttccaatgagtcagctctttgcatcaggtggccaaattattgaagtttcagcttcaacatcagtccttctaatgaacattcaggactgatttcctttgggatggactgattgaatctccttgcagtccaagggattctcaagagtcttctccaacaccacagttcaaaagaatcaattctttggcactcagctttctttatagtccaactctcacatccgtacatgactactggaaaaaccatagccttgaccttcgttggcaaaataatgtctctgctttttaatatgctgtctaggttggttatagcttttcttccaaggagaaagcactaTTAGCatgcttattttatagatgaaaaatcaGAACTTGTGTGAAGTGAGGTAACTTGGACAAGGCTGACCCTTTTATCCCTTAATTGCTAACCAGAAGAGTAGAATGTCAAGGGAGAGGGAGTTGTGGTCCCTTAGTCATCATACTTCTTCTATAAACAACATGCAACTTCTAACTAAGCTTCTCCTATAATGGGAAATCAGTGGAGGAAACAACCCCAGCCCTTCTTTCTACCCTGTATAAAACATTGCTACACAGGAGGAGGAACTGAATTGTTTGGTTAGAACCTGAGAATGACTGGGCCATGTGTCGTGCATCATGTGTCATGGTGGGTCACACAATCACAAGTTGAGGTCAGGCTCACACAGAGTGTGTACTCTTGTCCTGCCTCCTGCTTTTGAAATGCATGTTCAGTAGCACTAAAAGAAGTGGGCTCTAGAGGGGCTGGGCTTGCTGGTCTGCTCTCTGTCCACGTGCCTGCAATGCAAGCTTGCATGCAGGCAGCAGAATCTAGACTAGCTTGGTACTAAGTATTGAGGATGAAGAGGAAACAAACCAAATCCATTCCATAATATCAAACACGACTTCTTATCTGACACTTGTGAATACACCTTGGGTGGGCCATTCCTCAAATTACAGTGATAAGGTTCCTGTATGACACATGCTTAGAGGATATAGCACAAAATGATCAGATAAGAAGGAACAATGAGAACACATGGAAACCTTCTAAAAAGACCATGAATATCAAATGCAAAACTTTGAAATTTccaaagaaactaaaagaaagcATCTTTCTGATCTTGGAGCAAGAACTCCTAATATGCAAATAGAAAAAGTCTCTGTAAGATTAACACGtttgactattttaaaaagaaaagctcttGTTTAtaaaaagacactgaaaaaagtgaaaagccaCGAATTCTGAGAACATGTTGTCAACATATAACTATTAATATTACTAGATTATTAGATTATCAGcgtcacagtaatctaagtctatgccccagccactaaTGCTGAAGGATCtagacagttctatgaagacctacaagaccttatagaactaacagcaaaaaagatgtcttttttacCATAGGGggctggaacgcaaaagtaggaagtcaagaaatacctggagtaacaggcaaatttggccttggagtacagaaggaaggaaacaggctatcagagttttgccaagagaacacactgggaatagcaaacatcctcttccaacaacacaagaaatgactctacacatggatatcacaagatggtcaataccaaaatcagattgattagattctttgcagccaaaaatggagaagctgtatacagtcagcaaagataAGACCTGGAGccgactgtggcacagatcatcagttccttattgcaaaattcagacttaaatcgaagaaaggagggaaaaccactaggtcattcaggtatgacttaaatcaaatcccttattgcCAGGAGCCACCATGGGAaatcctgcccatggcaaaggtcatgaggaagaggcctgatgggcaaaggTGAGATCAGGCCTCGGGGGGCCCCCCTTCTCCAGCATCTACCCCAAatccagaatctgtctgtcttactattttgtgcctttcaccagctctcctgacattaacagggggctatccccaaccacctttctctggaaaaatcaacttagggctctagctaataagtcccctgaacatgagaggaatatttcaaatcaaaccccctctattagcattctagcttgcttggcaggtttatccagactcttgcagcaacacatatgattgttcacagcctcccaactgtgagaggcatgggaagcctaaaaatatagagcctttcaaagagttaaaaactattagagtaatgctggtgtaggatttcactgttgagcgAATGCTTGCTGCTAAgctcccatatctcttatccactgtgcacctggaaGTGCACTAGTTAACATAGTTGAaacataagaaaaacaagtgtagccttgaaactaaccgcatcagacttttgagctaattggttcttttttgtaactcactgcacctttgctccgtgagaaatgtaactctgtttagcattttctgaggctgacatagattaaaaatatttaaaaaaaaaaatttcaagggaaaataagttttctggttgagcagcctttatcaaaagaagatcataaaatgttcacaggcctccaaggccaggaGATGAggtacacaacattgtttatgggaaagacAGGCAGAAAAAATCCTAGcttcgataaagacaaaacagatgtaatatttgggctgactctgtatgactttgcatctttcatttccctctatgtacaagtcaaggtataaaagtcccttttgaaaataaacttaggggcctcgctcactgaagcttgatcaccccgtgtctttctttttttctttctatctctcctctattttcttatctacaacattctttctttatctctctctaaatcattctCTTCGCCAATGCTGTTTCTCCTGAGGGTTCCCCTAGATCCTGTGGAGGCTGGACCCCGGTACcatgtgattatacagtggacatgATGAATCAAGGGATCtaatcaagggattagatctaggagacagagtgctgaagaactatggacagaggttcataacattgtacaggaggtagtgaccaaaaacacccccaagaaaaagaaatgcaagaaggtggTTTTCTGTGGAGACCTTAAAATAGCccgaaaagaacagaagcaaaagacaaacaagaaagggaaagaaataaccaactgaatgcagagttccagagaatagcaaggagagataagataaccttcttaagtgaacaatggaaagatagaggaaaacaatagaatgggaaagactagagatctccccaagaaaatcagagataccaagagaacatttcatatacagttcagttcagttcagtcactcagtcatgtccaactctttgcgaacccatgaatcaaagcatgccaggcctccctgtccatcaacaactcccggagttcactcagattcacgtccaatgagtcagtgataccatccagccatctcatccttctccgtccccttctccttctgcccccaatccctcacaacatcagagtcttttccaatcagacAACTTTTCtcaggaggtggccaaaatactggagtttcagctttagcatcagtccttccaaagaacacccaggactgatctcctttagaatagactggttggatctcctggcagtccaagggactctcaagagtcttctccaacaccacagttcaaaagcatcaattcttcggcactcagccttcttcacagtccaactctcacatccatacatgacctcaggaaaaaccatagccttgactagatggaccttagtcggcaaagtaatgtctctgcttttgaatatgctatctaggttggtcataacttttcttccaaggagtaagcgtcttttaatttcatggctgcagtcaccatctgcagtgattttggagccccccaaaatcaagtctgacactatttccactgtttccccatctgtttcccatcaagtgatgggacaagatgccatgattttcactttctgaatgttcagctttaagccaactttttcactctcctctttcactttcatcaagaggcttttgagttcctcttcactttctaccacaagggtggtgtcatctgcatatctgaggtgactgatatttctcccagcaatcttgattccagcttgtgcttcatccagcccagcatttctcatgatgtaccctgcatagaaattaaataagaagggtgacaacatacagccttgacgtactccttttcctatttggaaccagtcatttgttccatgtccagttctaactgttgcttcctgacctgcatacagatttctcaagaggcaggtcaggtggtctggtattcccatctcttgaagaattttccacagtttattgtgacccacacagtcaaagcctttggcatagtcaataaagcagaaataggtgcttttcccgaactctcttgcttttttcatgatccagcagatgctgatAATTttatatctggttcctctgccttttctaaaaccagcttgaacatcaggaagttcatggttcatgtatagctgaagcctggcttggaaaattctgagcattactttactagcatgtgagatgagtgcaattgtgtgtcattttgagcattctttggcgttgcctttctttgggattgaaaggtcaattttcattgaccttttccagtcctgtggccactgctgagttttccaaacttgctggcatattgagtgcagtactttcacagcatcatctttcaggatttgaaatagctcaactggaattccatcacctccactagctttgttcgtagtgatgctttctaaggcccacttgacttcacattccaggatgtctggctctagatgactgaccacaccatcgggattatttgggtcatgaagatcttttttgtacagttcttctgtgtattcttgccacctcttcttaatatcttctgcttctgttaggtccataccatttctgtcctttatcgagcccgtctttgcatgaaatcttcccttggtatctctaattttcttgaagcaatctctagtctttcccattctgttgttttcctctatttctttgcattgattgcagaagaaggctttcttatctcttcttgctattctctggaactctgcattcagatgcttatatctttccttttctcctttgctttttgcttcccttcttttcacagctatttgtaaggcctccccagacagccattttgttttttgcatttcttttccatggggatggtcttgatccctgtctcctgtacaatgtcacgaacctcactccatagttcatcaggcactctatctatcagatacaggcccttaaatctatttctcacttccactgtataatcataagggatttcatttaggtcatacctgaatggtctagcagttttccctactttcttcaatttaagtctgaatttggtaataaggagttcatgatctgagccacagtcagctcctggtcttgtttttgttgactgtatagagcttctccatctttggctgcaaagaatagaatcaatctgatttcggtgttgaccatctggtgatgtccatgtgtagagtcttctcttgtgttgttggaagagggtgtttgctatgaccagtgcattttcttggcaaaactctattagtctctgccctgcttcattccacattccaaggccaaatttgcctgttactccaggtatttcttgacttcctacttttgcactccagtcccctataatgaaaaggacatcttttttgggtgttagttctaaaaggtcctttaggtcttcatagaaccgttcaacttcagcttcttcagtgttactcgctggggcacagacttggattaccgtgatattgaatggtttgccttggaaacgaacagagatcattctgtcgtttttgagattgcatccaagtactgcatttcggactcttttgttgaccatgatggctactccatttcatctgagggattcctgccctcagtagtagatataatggtcatctgagttaaattcacccattccagtccattttagttcattgattcctagaatgtcgacattcactcttgccatctcttgtttgaccatttccaatttgccttgattcatggacctgacattccatgtttctatgcaatattgctctttacaggatcagaccttgcttctatcaccagttacatccgcagctgggtattgtttttgttttggctccatcccttcattctttctggagttatttctccactgat
This genomic window contains:
- the LOC138095441 gene encoding thymosin beta-4-like translates to MSDKLGMAEIEKFEKLKLKKTEKQEKNPLPSKETTEQEKQAGESY